CGACTATAAATTCGGCGATAAAGGCAGCCACAGTCGTAACTTAACGCGTGCATCGAATCCTATTTTTCACGTCTCAAGTCAGAGAATTTTAACTCAAACAATGTAAATCAGGAAATGAAGTTCATCAAGCGGTGGAAGATTATGTATTTTGAAGCTATATCCACCATTATCAGCCCATTGTATAAGTGTTCGATTTATTTACTCAATTCGTTAAGGATAGAAGAGTTACAGCATCCATAAGCAAGACTATATAGCTAAAGTGGAAATGATAAAAGCACCCTAACGGGTGCTCCTTTATGCTTCTGACGAGGATGTCTTTGTGGTTACGATCACAAAAGCTGGTGTTTTGTTTACCTGTCTGCCCCTCACTTGTACTTGTATGGACGGACTTTTTCATCAGAAGTATTATTGTCAAGCGGTAGCTGTTTAATTGCTGGCCGCTGGCTACGATCACTTCATCCCGTTATAACTAAGTGCTTAAAACAGCAGCGGTAAGTCCGGCAAAGTTTATAGTGATTGTTTGCCCCCCGGATAAAGCATTGCCTGTAGCTTGTAGAGTGTAGGTATGAGTTCCAGTCAGTGGTGCTTCGTCACAAGTGGTAAGAGCAGTCGTTATAGGGCTGTTTGCTGATACTGGAGTATCATTCGCAGTTCCGATTACAGTAGCATCATCACGAACGATTCTTAATGTAAATGTTGGATTTGCAGAACTCGGTGTCCATGTTGCGTAGGCGGTCAACCAAACTACGTTAGTAGTTGCAGCCACAGTTGCTGCTACAGTTAACACGGTGGCGGTTGGTGTTGTTGCGGTCAAAGTAATGGTTGGGGTGCCAGAAAACTTTTCACAATTAAATCCAGTTAAAAGCCCTGGGGCACCCGCTGGTCCCTGGGCTCCTGTGGCACCTGCTGGACCCGCTGGTCCTTGGGCTCCTGTGGCACCTGCTGGACCCGCTGGTCCTTGAGCTCCTGCTGGACCTGCTGGTCCTTGAGCTCCTGCTGGACCCGCTGGTCCTTGGGCTCCTGCTGGACCCGCTGGTCCTTGGGCTCCTGGAGGGCCTGGAGGGCCTGGTAATCTACCCATATGTGCTCACACTCCTTTAAGGTTACGTTCTAAATTTAAATTATTCATAACCGCCTTCGATTGTTACAATTGTACTCTAATGACAAATGTACTCTATGGAAACACAACAAATTTTTATTATTGAATTACATTGTTGTCCATGCATTTTCCTTCTCGTGACATAACATACTTACATGTCCCTTAGTAATAAGTAAGGAGGAAAATAGTGAAAACGAAATATAGTTCTATAGGAATTATGGTTAATAAAGGTAATGAGAGAAAGTATGTTCTTAAAAAGTATCTTGATTGCAATATGAAGAGTATTAAGATGTTCTGTTTTACCCCCTCTGATGTCGATTGGGAACGGAAGAGCATTATCGGATATCACCGTGTTAATCGAAGATGGATAGTGAGTAGATTTCCCTTTCCCCAGGTTGTTTACAACCGTTGTTACACTTTGAATCCCAGTTTTATTGAACGGTTAGAGAAAGTAATTGGCATTAATAAGTGCTTCAATCACATAAACCAATTTAACAAATATGAAACTTATCAAAAATTAAATGAATGGCTTGTACATCATTTGCCGGAAACTGTCCCCTTTGATAAGGAGAACGCTGCCCGTCTACTAAAAATTCATAAAGTTTTATACTTAAAACCTTTTTACGGACATAGCGGGATAGGTGTATATCGTGTGGAGTTGAAGAATTCAGGGGAAATTCAATTTGGCCACAACCATTTTTTACCAGAATATCTTGTAGGAGACATTCTGCAATTTCAAGTGAGAATTCAGGAACTTCTTGGATCCACTCCCTACATTATTCAAAAGGGAATCAATACCCCGAAAATAAATGATAAAAACTTCGATATCCGAGTGCTTGTGCAAAAAAATATGAAGGGCTTATGGTCTGTAACGAATGTCGTCAGTCGTATAGCTCATAGGGGTTATTTTAATACAAGCATCTGTGAAAAAGTTTGTTTATCAGAAGAAGTACTCAACTTTTTCTATCCTCCCGGTATGGTTAATGCTATTTTTCAATCAATTTATGACCTCAGTTTAAGAAGCGCAGAAATTATGGAATTACATGCTGGTTACCATCTTGGTGAGCTTAGCGTTGACTTTGCGTTGGACAACGTTGGTCATATTTGGATAATTGAAGTAAATGGCAAGCCGCAAAAAGATCTATATGATAAAATCCGAGAACAAAAAAATGTCTATAAGCGTCCACTACAATATGCTCACTTTTTATCTAGACATGAATCTATTCGATGACCCAGTATATGGATTGTGGATTGGCCGGGATATTCCTTTTCAGCTGATGCGTAGTCAGCAATAGGCGATTAATGATAAAACCGAACAGACGGTAGCCGAGGGATATTTTCGCTAACCTTCTTTTTAAGTGACTTCCTTGATATTTCAAGAAATCCGGAGAAAAATGGAGAAAGGCTCTTTCGCTTTCGATGCGATCAGAGCCTTTGTTTTGTACCTAATCTTATTTAACAGGGTTTGCAGGATGCTCATATTTCCCGATTTGTTTAAGTCGGTCCCAGGCCGAATGCCATGGCAGATCCCGCCGAGATCATAGAAATTGCTCGGCCTCGTCTTTCATATGGAATATACCGGCTGGCGATAACAAGACCAAGTCCCGGCGTCACACCTGCGCCAGCAGACTGCGCAATTCGAGCAAATAATAGCGCTTGAAAATTTGCGGCAAAAACGCCGAAGACAGATGCGAGACCCAATATCACTAATCCAACCGTCAACAATCTTCGGATTGATAGTACGTCAGAGAGCCTACTGTAAATCATAGTCGATAAGGCATAGCCAATCGAGTAACTTGAAAACCAGTAATTTTATAGTTTGGCAAGAAGTTCTTCCGTTGTGAGTATTGCATGGGCAAATGTAGGGCCGTTAATTTCATGTGCCACATGTAACGCCTCTTTTGTAAAAGCCGATGTCGCATCTTTGACGAGCGTAACATTGTAGCCCAGCTCCATGCCGAATCTCGCGGTTGCTTCGATGCAAGTATTGGCTAACATGCCGACAACGATAATTTTTTGCACGCCATGCATCTTTAGCTGATGATCCAGATCTGTGTTCGCGAATCCACTGCTGCCCCAATGCTCTTTAATAATCACGTCGCCTTGTTGAGGTTGGAAATCTTGATGGAATTCCCCTCCCCATGAATCTTTAGCAAACACCTGACCTTGTTTTGCTTTAAGTTGATACGGCGTCGGATGCAGCCAAGTATCAAAATCATTTGGTTCAGATCTGTGATGAGGCACATAAAAAACGCGAATGCTGGCCTTACGAGCAGCTTCAACAGTCTCTTTTAAATGTTTGATCATGTTTACGGATTCCGATACTTCTTTTGTACGAGGATAAAGCTTGCCTTCCTCTGACAAAAAATCATTATACGGATCAACCAATAGAAGTCCTGTCGTTGTTTTATCATACACTTTTGTCATGAGTATGCACTCCTTTTTGTAGTTATCAATGGTATTTAATCCTTAATGGTGTAAAGGCGCTCCTAGCGAGTTGATGAAGACTCTCCGTCAACGACGGTTTCTGTTTCGTAACTGTAACGAATCATCCAAAAGCCAGCCATTCGGTGCAGTTTATACCGTCGAAAAACACTTAGGTAATGTTTATCTTGAGCATACACACTGTCAAGTCTGCCGAAGATATAACTGCATTAGACACCTCCTGTTTATGCCTTATCCTTCTCATTTCAATAATGCGAATATTTCCCAATACTCTGAAATGATTAACATCACCGTTATACACGTTAAACAACAGAAAAACATTAACGCCATGACGGCTGAACTCATAATCGTAGGACTAAAAATAAGCGCTTGAAGTACCCCGCTCCCTTTAAATCTGCCGTTCAATACAACGGCAACCAGAAAAGCTAGCGGGATTGCCAGAATTAGTTGCCCCCTGCATACATGTATACTGTCGTAATCATAGAACGTAGGAATGTGCTTCTCCCCCAATATATCACGCACCTTTTGGCTCGATCATGTAAAATCCATAGATCGCATGTTCAAAATCCATCGCATTTGGGTGAAAAACGATTACTTTTTCCTAGGCTTAAACCAAGTTATTATTGAAAGGAGTACAGCAGCCACAACCAGCGTTACGGGCAGCACCCAAGGAGCTTGAAGTACAAGACTGGAATCCCAAGGCAATTGAAATCTCATGGCAGCGCACTCCTCGTTTTCATTTTTCCTAACAGTGAAAGCACAAGTATGATCCCAGGTAGAACAACATACATCGGGACCACTACGAAATTCGCTAAACTTCCTAACCAAACTTGTAAATGCTCAGATAAGTTATTGGCCATTGTCATTGAAATGAAAAAGGCTAATAAAACCGTGATCCAGATTGCAGGATGATCATTAGAGGCGTGTGTCAATTCTCGCATACAAAATACAGCGGCAAACAAGTAAACAGCTACCTTGATAAACGCCGAGCACATAAAATACATCGCACCAAGAACTTCTAAATTTTCCAGAAAATCTTCAACACTTGCAAGCTTTAAAATCGTATACGCGGGAAATATCATCTTCTGAAAAAGATTCTCGCCCAAAGCCGTTATCGCTAACACATCAAACAGAACAACAAGTAAACCAGCAAACAGGGCTGCCCCAACACTGACACGCCCTAAATTTCCTTTCTTGTTTAACAAGCAATAAAATACAAACATCACAAAACACTCACCGTAAGTGGTAGTAACACCTACTGGCCATAAACTGTTCCCTACTTTGCCAAATCCATCGGCAAGCATAGGTCTCAAATAGTCGCTATGCAAACTCCCCGAGGCCAGAAGAACGATGGTTTCGAATATAATAAAAATAATAAGTATAGGTAATAGCACACCTGTTATTCGGAACAAAACCTCAATTCCAGCATACAGAACGTATAAAAATAACAGGATAAGCATTCCGATGAAGAACCATGCCGGTGTTTTGGGAAGCAGTGTAAGCGGGACTAGGAACCTAAGGTCACAAATAATTCGTGCAGCTGTGTAAATAAAGAAAATGGGATACAGCCAAGCGATCGGTGTGCCAAGCCATTTGCCAAACAACTTTGTAAATACGCCAACCAACGAGCCGAAACTATTTAACTTTGAGATCGTGACATAGCCCGCAATGAGTATCCCTCCAAGTAAAGAGGATAGTAGGGCAGAGAGCCAGGCATCTCGTCCAGAGTCAGTGCCAAAGCCAAAAATGACCGTTGTTCCAAGCTCAAACAAAACCATCAGTGAAAAAAAATGATAAGAAGAAATGGTCATTACCGCATCTCCTCCTTGATAGCACCTTTGCCTATCAATCCCGTCTGAACAACCTGCAGATTCACTGAAGTATGAACTTCAATGCCTGGAAACGT
Above is a genomic segment from Paenibacillus sp. HWE-109 containing:
- a CDS encoding YheC/YheD family endospore coat-associated protein, which gives rise to MKTKYSSIGIMVNKGNERKYVLKKYLDCNMKSIKMFCFTPSDVDWERKSIIGYHRVNRRWIVSRFPFPQVVYNRCYTLNPSFIERLEKVIGINKCFNHINQFNKYETYQKLNEWLVHHLPETVPFDKENAARLLKIHKVLYLKPFYGHSGIGVYRVELKNSGEIQFGHNHFLPEYLVGDILQFQVRIQELLGSTPYIIQKGINTPKINDKNFDIRVLVQKNMKGLWSVTNVVSRIAHRGYFNTSICEKVCLSEEVLNFFYPPGMVNAIFQSIYDLSLRSAEIMELHAGYHLGELSVDFALDNVGHIWIIEVNGKPQKDLYDKIREQKNVYKRPLQYAHFLSRHESIR
- a CDS encoding isochorismatase family cysteine hydrolase; the protein is MTKVYDKTTTGLLLVDPYNDFLSEEGKLYPRTKEVSESVNMIKHLKETVEAARKASIRVFYVPHHRSEPNDFDTWLHPTPYQLKAKQGQVFAKDSWGGEFHQDFQPQQGDVIIKEHWGSSGFANTDLDHQLKMHGVQKIIVVGMLANTCIEATARFGMELGYNVTLVKDATSAFTKEALHVAHEINGPTFAHAILTTEELLAKL
- a CDS encoding GerAB/ArcD/ProY family transporter; its protein translation is MTISSYHFFSLMVLFELGTTVIFGFGTDSGRDAWLSALLSSLLGGILIAGYVTISKLNSFGSLVGVFTKLFGKWLGTPIAWLYPIFFIYTAARIICDLRFLVPLTLLPKTPAWFFIGMLILLFLYVLYAGIEVLFRITGVLLPILIIFIIFETIVLLASGSLHSDYLRPMLADGFGKVGNSLWPVGVTTTYGECFVMFVFYCLLNKKGNLGRVSVGAALFAGLLVVLFDVLAITALGENLFQKMIFPAYTILKLASVEDFLENLEVLGAMYFMCSAFIKVAVYLFAAVFCMRELTHASNDHPAIWITVLLAFFISMTMANNLSEHLQVWLGSLANFVVVPMYVVLPGIILVLSLLGKMKTRSALP